A section of the Babesia microti strain RI chromosome I, complete genome genome encodes:
- a CDS encoding Phosphoenolpyruvate carboxylase 3 (overlaps_old_locusTagID:BBM_I02125) codes for MVTIGNSVTVADLLQLKCNAHKDLTVDFVKPLEYDIIMLHKILFEIILIKLPPEHFNNIVKVVESAKAHSLAHSPESLSSLHKVIENINVESWPYIISTLAKMFSLANFAEMAHRWRRRIAYEHRINDSDKSIYYAQESTFQATICRLEDLGISKQVIYDYFCNMTIEFVLTAHPTEAHRLTSLKNYKHIGEILLELDFQESLTSIKKHKESYLRKHISVIWDTDSIRRVKPSPLDEAMSICETVAENIFEAIPDICNYMDDFLIKHGMEALPLTSKPFKFGSWAGGDRDGNPYVTPELTKSAAYYYRLKACKLYLSKMNKLATEMSPKSHTQEFIDYIKPHLALYEKIRNDPKFLSSFSIFISDINEDEIYRLFVSYLMSRLMITHYIIKKKFDKSYYNDFYDKYAFNKTDELIEPLMMMYNSLVATKSEYIANGELKSIIRCLNAFGLSLLKMDIRQESTMHNHAMDEICNHLSLPQYTTLNEESKIDFLSDILSSKRPLISQQMIKMFEEDSNNVLNTFKACAELGNEFLGAYIISMCTKASDVLLVEVFQREFWGNDVIPQRVVPLLETIEALESSAELLLTLLKIPWYYDNIKNKHNGIQEIMIGFSDSGKDGGRMAASWELYKAQKRLLNVAKEFDITIRFFYGRGGTISRGGGPMHLALQSQPQGSLTNYLRTTVQGEMITQMFGMPSMVFRTLELYFTAAIRFSLDDFSSTKPEWVDLWNEMASISTESYRNIVYKTPLFFEYFNKVTPANEMKLMKIGSRPSNRQKKQLGIESLRAIPWVFAWTQNHFNLPIWLGISDSFKYAINVGKLDVLREMYKTWPFCRSFICLISMVLAKSNCEMSLEYENKLIDSDEHKKLGSKLRELFVDTTNVIKIVTGEAEFCDNDKVVQRAINARNMWIPPCNIIQIESLLKFRSLNISESDDTNPYHNSLVLSMKAISAGVRHTG; via the exons ATGGTTACTATCGGCAATTCGGTAACTGTAGCAGATTTGTTGCAATTGAAGTGCAATGCGCACAAAGATTTAACCGTTGACTTTGTGAAGCCTTTAGAgtatgatattattatgttgcacaaaattttatttgaaataatactCATCAAATTACCTCCAGAACATTTCAACAACATTGTAAAG GTAGTAGAATCTGCCAAGGCCCACTCCTTAGCCCACAGCCCTGAAAGCTTATCATCTCTGCATAAAGTAATTGAGAATATAAACGTTGAATCATGGCCATATATCATCTCAACCCTTGCTAAAATGTTTTCACTTGCTAATTTTGCAGAAATGGCCCATCGTTGGCGGCGGCGCATAGCTTATGAGCACCGTATTAACGACTCagataaatcaatttactATGCCCAAGAGTCGACATTCCAGGCTACAATTTGTCGTCTAGAA GATTTAGGCATAAGTAAGCAAGTTATATACgattatttttgtaatatGACTATCGAGTTTGTACTAACTGCTCATCCAACTGAG GCCCACCGTTTAACTTCATTGAAGAACTACAAACATATTGGCGAAATATTGCTAGAGCTAGATTTTCAAGAATCTCTAACATCCATAAAAAAACACAAGGAAAgtt ACTTAAGAAAACACATAAGCGTCATTTGGGATACAGACTCTATAAGACGTGTAAAACCATCTCCATTAGATGAA GCTATGAGTATTTGCGAGACAGTTGCTGAAAATATCTTTGAGGCTATACCAGATATTTGCAACTACATGGACGACtttttaattaaacatGGAATGGAGGCACTACCTCTTACTTCTaa GCCATTCAAATTTGGCTCTTGGGCGGGAGGAGATAGGGATGGCAATCCTTACGTAACGCCTGAACTAACAAAATCTGCCGCCTATTATTATCGCCTCAAAgcttgtaaattatatcttTCCAAg aTGAACAAATTGGCAACTGAAATGAGTCCAAAATCTCATACGCAAGAGTTTATAGATTACATCAAACCACACCTAGCTTTGTATGAGAAAATAAGAAATGATCCCAAATTCTTGTCAAG CTTCAGCATATTCATTTCTGATATAAATGAAGATGAAATATATCGCTTATTTGTATCGTATCTGATGTCGCGATTGATGATAACCCATTACATCATAAAGAAGAAGTTCGACAAGTCTTATTACAACGATttttatgataaatatgCCTTTAATAAGACAGATGAACTAATTGAACCGCTCATGATGATGTACAACTCATTAGTAGCGACTAAATCAGAGTACATTGCAAATGGGGAACTTAAATCAATAATCCGTTGCCTCAATGCTTTTGGACTGTCCCTTCTAAAAATGGATATTAGACAAGAATCTACCATGCACAATCATGCTATGGATGAAATATGCAATCACCTGTCACTGCCACAATATACGACACTTAATGAAGAATCAAAGATTGATTTTTTGAGCGATATTCTGTCATCAAAACGGCCCTTAATATCACAACAAATGATTAAAATGTTTGAAGAAGATTCCAACAATGTTCTAAATACATTCAAGGCGTGTGCTGAATTGGGTAATGAATTCCTTGGCGcttatataatatcaatgtGCACCAAAGCTTCAGATGTTCTACTAGTCGaa gttTTTCAACGAGAATTTTGGGGGAACGATGTCATTCCACAACGAGTTGTACCATTGCTTGAAACTATTGAAGCCCTTGAATCATCAGCTGAATTGTTACTTACTCTCCTTAAGATACCTTGGtattatgataatattaagAACAAACATAACGGCATACAA GAAATAATGATCGGTTTCTCTGACAGTGGAAAGGATGGTGGCAGAATGGCCGCTTCTTGGGAATTATACAAG GCTCAAAAGAGACTATTGAATGTTGCTAAGGAATTTGACATCACAATTAGATTTTTTTACGGTCGTGGGGGTACAATATCTCGTGGTGGTGGACCAATGCACTTAGCACTTCAATCACAGCCACAAGGATCTCTTACAAATTACCTTCGAACAACTGTACAG GGTGAAATGATTACGCAAATGTTTGGCATGCCATCCATGGTATTTAGAACACTGGAGCTTTATTTCACTGCTGCTATAAGATTCAGTTTAGACGATTTTTCTTCAACCAAACCTGAATGGGTGGATCTTTGGAATGAAATGGCCTCTATTTCAACTGAATCATACAGAAACATTGTATACAAAACCCctttattttttgaatacTTCAACAAAGTAACCCCAGCTAATGAAATGAAGTTGATGAAGATAGGGTCTAGACCTTCAAATAGGCAGAAGAAGCAACTGGGCATTGAAAGCTTGAGGGCTATACCCTGGGTATTCGCTTGGACTCAAAATCACTTCAATTTGCCCATATGGCTTGGAATATCAGACAGTTTTAAGTATGCAATAAACGTTGGTAAACTGGATGTTTTAAGGGAGATGTACAAGACATGGCCCTTCTGCCGCTCCTTTATATGTCTAATTTCAATGGTTCTAGCCAAATCAAACTGTGAAATGTCTCTTGAATACGAAAATAAACTCATTGACTCAGACGAACATAAAAAGCTTGGATCTAAGTTACGTGAGTTGTTTGTAGATACGACTAATGTCATAAAAATAGTAACGGGAGAAGCAGAATTTTGTGATAATGACAAGGTTGTACAACGAGCAATTAATGCTAGGAACATGTGGATCCCCCCGTGCaatattattcaaattgaaTCACTTTTAAAGTTTAGATCTTTGAACATTTCTGAATCAGATGACACCAATCCTTACCACAATTCGCTTGTGTTGTCAATGAAAGCTATTTCGGCAGGGGTTAGGCATACGGGTTGA